In Miniphocaeibacter halophilus, the following proteins share a genomic window:
- a CDS encoding ABC transporter ATP-binding protein, with the protein MNKIIEVRNLYKVYKMGEELIYALRNVNLDIYKNETISLLGTSGSGKSTLLNLLAGLEKPTKGKVIIGGIEVSKLNEKQITKFRQKNIGFIFQSYNLISSMTALENVEFSLMLKGVDKESRLKRSIKILNDVGLGKRLNHKPSEMSGGQQQRVSIARALIDNPKIVFADEPTGNLDSKTSMEILNLITNLTKEHKQTMILVTHDGEIAKYGHRTIYLKDGSIENIK; encoded by the coding sequence GTGAATAAGATTATAGAAGTTAGAAATCTTTATAAGGTATATAAAATGGGGGAAGAATTAATATATGCTTTACGTAATGTAAATTTAGATATATATAAGAATGAAACCATTTCTCTATTAGGTACTTCCGGTTCTGGAAAATCTACTTTACTAAATTTGTTAGCGGGTTTAGAAAAACCAACTAAAGGAAAGGTTATAATAGGAGGTATTGAAGTTTCTAAATTAAATGAAAAACAAATTACAAAATTTCGACAAAAGAACATAGGATTTATATTTCAATCCTATAATTTAATTTCTTCTATGACAGCTTTAGAGAATGTGGAATTTAGTTTAATGCTTAAGGGCGTTGATAAAGAAAGTAGGTTGAAAAGATCTATTAAAATATTAAATGATGTTGGCCTAGGTAAAAGATTAAACCATAAACCAAGTGAAATGAGTGGAGGTCAACAACAAAGAGTTTCAATAGCTAGAGCTTTAATTGATAACCCTAAAATCGTTTTTGCTGATGAGCCAACGGGGAATTTAGATAGTAAAACCTCTATGGAGATTTTGAATCTAATTACCAATTTAACAAAGGAACATAAACAAACTATGATTTTAGTTACTCATGATGGGGAAATAGCCAAGTATGGGCATCGAACTATTTACTTAAAAGATGGTTCAATTGAAAATATAAAATAG